In a genomic window of Scyliorhinus torazame isolate Kashiwa2021f chromosome 5, sScyTor2.1, whole genome shotgun sequence:
- the LOC140418576 gene encoding uncharacterized protein: MEGKSTVHSEEKSCTCCVCGRGFSRSSGLTSNKCSHTEEKPWKCADCGKGFTSPSQLETHRRSHTGERPFTCSKCGKGFTQVSNLMKHKRVHTGERPFTCSQCGKGFINSTNLLTHQRIHTGERPFSCSECGKGFTQVSNLLRHQRIHTGERPFTCSKCGKGFTQTSDLQKHQRIHTGERPFQCPDCGKCFKSSGELMLHQRVHTDERPFRCSHCGTGFRESTQLTVHQRIHTGERLFTCSECGKRFTQSSVLLNHQRIHTGERPFTCSECGKGFTQSSSLLRHQRGHK; encoded by the coding sequence atggaaggaaaaagcaccgttcacagtgaggagaaatcgtgcacgtgttgtgtgtgtggacgaggattcagtcgatcatcaggcctcacaagcaacaaatgcagtcacactgaggagaaaccgtggaaatgtgcggactgtgggaaaggattcacatccccatcccaactggaaactcatcgacgcagtcacactggggagagaccattcacctgctccaagtgtgggaagggattcactcaggtatccaacctgatgaaacacaagcgagttcacactggggagaggccgttcacctgctctcagtgtgggaagggattcatcaatTCAAccaatctgctgacacaccagagaattcacactggggagaggccattcagttgctccgagtgtgggaagggtttcactcaggtatccaacctgctgagacaccagcgaattcacactggggagagaccattcacctgctccaagtgtgggaaaggatttactcaaacatcggacctgcagaagcaccagcgaattcacactggggagagaccattccaatgtccagactgcgggaagtgctttaaaagttctggggaactgatgctccatcaacgtgttcacactgacgagagaccatttagatgctctcactgtgggactgggtttagAGAATCAACtcagctcactgtacatcagcgaattcacactggggagaggctattcacctgttcagagtgtgggaagagattcactcagtcatccgttctgctgaatcaccagcgaattcacactggagagagaccgttcacctgttcagagtgtgggaagggattcactcagtcatcctccctactgagacaccaacgaggccacaagtaa
- the LOC140418566 gene encoding uncharacterized protein — protein sequence MDAPNLLQPEYHRILKMEEKSTIHSEEKPYTCSVCGRGFNRSSGLSKHKCRHDGEKLWKCEDCGKGFNYPSELEIHQRGHTGERPFTCSDCGRGFTKSSILLTHQRTHSGEKPFTCSDCGKRFTQSSTLQKHQRIHTGEKPFTCSVCGMGFTQSSTLLTHQRIHTREKPFTCSECGKRFSHQSTLLTHQQVHTRQRPFICFECGKGFINSSHLMVHQRVHTDERPFKCLDCGKCFKTSQELVSHQQVHTDEKPFRCSHCGTGFRRSSHLTVHQRTHTGERPFICYKCGKRFTQSSALLRHQRVHTGEKLSICSDCGKRFIQSSNLLTHQQVHTGERQFTCSSCWK from the coding sequence ATGGACGCGCCCAATCTATTgcaacctgaatatcatcggattttgaagatggaagaaaaaagcaccattcacagtgaggagaaaccgtacacgtgttctgtgtgtggacgagggttCAATCGATCATCTGGCCTTTCAAAACATAAATGTAGGCATGATGGGGAGAAgctgtggaaatgtgaggactgtgggaaaggattcaattacccatcagagctggaaattcatcagcgtggtcacaccggggagaggccattcacctgctcggactgtgggaggggatttactaagtcatccatcctgctgacacaccagcgcacacacagtggggagaagccattcacctgctctgactgtgggaagcgattcactcagtcatccaccctgcagaaacatcagcgaatacacactggggagaaaccattcacctgttctgtgtgtgggatgggattcactcagtcatccaccctgctgacacaccagcgaatacacaccagggagaagccatttacctgctctgagtgtgggaagagattctctcACCAatccaccctgctgacacaccagcaggttcacactagacagagaccgttcatctgcttcgagtgtgggaagggattcattaattcatcacaCCTGATGGTACACCAAAGAGTTCATActgacgagagaccttttaaatgtctggACTGCGGGAAGTGTTTTAAAACCTCGCAGGAACTGGTCTCCCATCAAcaggttcacactgatgagaaaccgttcaggtgctctcactgcgggactgggttcagacgatcgtcTCATCTCACtgtccaccagcgcactcacactggggagaggccattcatctgctacaagtgtggaaagagattcactcagtcatccgctctgctaagacaccagcgagttcacactggggagaagctgtccatctgctctgattgtgggaagagattcattcagtcatccaacctgctgacacaccaacaagttcacaccggggagagacagtTTACCTGTTCCTCGTGttggaagtga